ACATATGAACCACTAGATGGTTTTGTAGTGATGATAAGCAAGGACATTCTCAGCCATGCTGTTGTGTAAATGAGACTGATTTGCAGCAGAACCAAGTCAtgcataaaaatgtatatatttttggTCTAgtctttaacatttttctttgttatggATGATGTTTGCCTAAGATTTAGACCTAGTCAAATAAATTTGCCTGACAATATGTCTTTAGTTCatggaaaattaattcctgTGAAATAGTGTATTTTAATAGACAAACAATAGAAGAGCCTTTTTACACATAATACATATTTTGTCTTGACAGACGCTTGCAACTTCTGGATGGGGAATATGAAGTGGCCATGCAGGAAATGGAAGAGTGTCCCATTAGCAAGAAAAGAGCAACATGGGAAACGATTCTGGATGGGAAGGTATGGATTGTTTCAGTGGCCAAGAAGCCAGGAAATAATTATCTTTGGGAATGTATGGacatacattttaatttagctCTCAATTTAGAAAGCTTTGGCTACACTGAATCATTAATACAAGCAGATATCAACTACTGTAAGGTATGGCAGCTGTCTCTTTCCAGAGACTTCTGAATTCCTGACCTAGAAAATCAGGCAGTTTAAATGCTATTCTAACAAGTTAGACATCAAAAAGGAGCAAACTGCAGAATATTTAATGGGAAGAAAGAGGAACCCAGACAGGTGTGATCTTATGTACATAGCTTAAGAGAATGCTGATAAAATGTAGTGGTGAAAAGAAGAGGGTGGTATCAGTGTAGGAGGAAGGGTTGAGCAGAGAGAAGTTGTTAACTGAGGTGAATCAACACTCAGTGATTCAGTGATTGTATGTACTTACACAGTCATGCTCACATGTCCTGGGAGAGTATGAGTTGTAAGTGATTGGAGAGAAGAACATGAAGATTCCAGGTGGTTGCAAAGTATTTGTGTCTCAACATGATCATATAATTAtgaaaaaagcagagatgatCCAAATTATATAGTAAAAGTACAGTTATAAGCTCAACTATCCTGATCAGCCTCTAcctgcattaaaataaattacatcagTTTATCTTCTGTGAATATTTTCTCATCATTATTTTTGTGAAGACACttattctgctgttttttttttacttccccCACTCTGCAGAGGTTGCCTCcatttgaaacattttctcaGGGACCTACACTTCAGTTTACTCTTCGTTGGACGGGAGACACAAATGACAAGTCTACAGCTCCTATAGCTAAGCCTCTTGCAACACGAAATTCTGAAAGCCTCCCTCAAGAAAACAAGCCCAATTCTGTTAAACCTACTCAAACTATAGGTAAGCAAactttggttttgctgctgagtAATCATCTGCTTAACCCTTCTGTGCTTAGGGCTCACTGGTGCAGCAGCTTCAGGTTattctcagcagaaaaaaagcaaaactgagtGGGCTTTGTTGTATCCcatattttgtcattttgttaAGGTTAAAAGCTGTACATCAGGACAATATTGAAGTGATTATATACAATGTTCATAAAGCCTGCTGTGAAATACATTGGGGAAAATCCGTCACTAGGATTTCTGAAATTGTCTGGTTTGCCCTACTCCAATTAGTGCTCTGTAAGTTTCTGGGTTTATAGGTGCCCTACTTTCAGGTggaatagagttaattttcttagTGGCTGCTttagtgctgtgttttggatttaggatgagaataatgttgataacactGATGCTTTAGTTGTTGCTAAGCAGTGTTTAGACTAAGTTAAGGACTTTGCAGCTTCTCACACCACCCCACTATCAAAGAGGCCAGATGACAcaaggggctgggaggagacacagctgggacagcagacCCAGACTGGCCAGAGGGATATTCCATGCATGGCTTCATGCTCAGTGTAGAAACTAGAAGGAAAATTGGCCTAGATGCCATCTTTATTTTGTCTCACTCCCAGTTGTTTGTGACTTTGTATTAGAACCTTGTGTAGGCAACTGAAGCTCAAAGACATCTGGAAAACTTAAGTTGTACAGAGAACAACAGGTTGCACCTGTTGTTTCAACACCTATGAACACACCTAGGCTCTGGATTGGCACCCAGTTCACTTCAGAGTAATCAGCATTTCCAAGCTTGTAACTAGATTGGGACTCTGAGAGTAAGGAATCTTCTAGGTCCCTGTTGTAGAAGTGATTATTTTGGTGGTTCTGTCCCCAGGCTTAGTCTCTGGGGTGTGCAGTGAGGCACTGCTAGTGAAGGCTTAATAGTGCTTTGGAGAACTTGTCCAAAATGGCATTTCAGTCTGAGTTTGGTGATGTTTTGGAGATAGAGTAGTGACAGcaaggaaattattattatgaGTAAAGGATTGTTTTTCCAAAAGTGGTTTTTATGCAGTTGTGTTACAGTAAATGTTGAGAAACTTAATGATGAGACTTTCTAAGAGTGGTGATTCTTTGTGCTGTGTTTAGGGCTTTAGTGTGATAAAAAAGCGAGATCAAGAAGAATTTCACCCTAGCTGTGCAGAAGCCAATGTCTAGAATGACCCCAAACATCCTCAGCCAACCTTAGAGGCATCTTTCTCTTTGGAAAGAGTacaagaatatttaaataagaCTGATACCTGTTCCCTGAATTGAGTATTTTACCTGAGCTAGGGAGAGCAGACACTTGGGTTTCTTCCACTAGGATGAATGGCTGACAGTGCACACATGAAGTAATTCCAACAGAACCTGGGAGGTCCCTGAACTTTTGCTGTagaaatttttctgctttctctttacTTCCTTGTACTAGGCTTCCTTGTATTTTAGAGTTTCTCGGAGACCTGTATTGTAATTTGTTAGGCAGGTTTTATGCTCAGACTTGCAAAAGAAATGAGAGTTGAGTTGACCAACTCCAGAAGGTGTGTGGTAGTTTACCGTAACAAATGTAGAGGCAATAGGAACATGGCAAGACTGCATTGCCAGTGTAACCAGGaacccatttttttcttccatcagaAAAGTTAAATGTTCCAGTAAATTGATAAAGTTACAGCCAGAGCAATCTTCCCAAATAGTACAGCTAACTCTTATACACAAATGTATTGTAGTGTAATGTGCAGCATTGTAGGGTATTTGTTATGGTGTGCTGTTTGCAGTGTCTGAATACCACGAGAGTGAAAACTGTACAAAACTTCTATCAGACATTCTGATGAAGATCCAGTACATCTTTCCCAATGGACATCAATTTGGTGTTGTCATTTTACTTTGGCATATTTCCCAAGACAGACCAGTGGAATAAAGACATCAAAGACTTTCTAAATATGGCAGCTTTAACTTTGCTGTAATTACAAAGTTCTGAAAGTAACTGAGCCATGGAATTGGGATTTCTCTGATGTGGTGCAGGCTAAAGTGTCAGGCTTCCTCTCTTTTTcatacagacagaaaataaaatttcctttcttctccaaaatattaaatataaaataagtgCATCTTCTAAAAGTTACATCAGTAGAGCTGAGCCTTGTTTTCCCATCTTTATCACCATTCAGAAGCAAGTAGGGTCATTGCTGGGTTTCTCTTGAGGGCAGATTTATAAACCTGCTTAGTTACGTGGGGTTTCTCGTTAACTGTATGAAATCAAATACTGATATAGATTAAAGTGTATGGAAGACACTCAGAAGCAACTAAGCATTGCCATTACACATAGAAACAGTGTTCAAGGGTTAAAGTTtcagttaaatattttgtgtgtttaCTTACATTTCTGCTGCCTGTTAAGAGACTTGTGGAACTTCTGAAATCGAATTTAAGTGATGTGTTTGAATGCAGCAATCTGAAAGCAGGGATGTCTTTTATGTCTCGGCTTTTAGATATACATAAAGAATTCTCTGCTGAAATGGAGTAaggaaaatgttgctttttaCCTGACCATTTGTAAGTTCTCTGAATGATTCTTCAGCACTTGAGATAATCTTGTGTTGGAAGTGGGTTTGCTTGTGAAGGAAGCTGAGCATCCAGACTTCCTTGTTGCTGGTAGGAGCTACTTACATCAAAGGACATTCAAGTAGCCtgtttccttcagcagcagtgccctTCTCAAAACTTCCATAGCTGGGTAAGAAACAATGTTTGTCTGTTCCTGTGCACCAAAGAAACGTGTGTCTgcatgtggtttttttcagctgtgaaaGAATCTTTGCCTACAGACCTTCAaacaagaaaagagagagatgtTTTAAATGAACCTCGACAGAAGTTGCGAATATTTTACCAGGTATTGGAAATAATCATCAAAGGGAAAAACTAGAATCTAAATATTGTGTGGGATTAAAATGTTTGCTTGGGAGCTGGGTGGAAATTTCCATTTGCCCTTTTTGTGGACGCCTTAAAGAGTCTCAGATTCCGAGACTGAAAGCCATCTCACAGACTCCTCTTTATGGAAGTATTCTAGAAAACTAATCTTCTTGGGGACACATCTGATGTTCTAAAGACAAAGGACATTCCTTGTTAGACTTCTCGAGGGGGACAGGTGGGTTTCCAATGGGAAACAAAATTCTTGAAATACCAGTGTTTCAGTACACTGAGCTCATATAGTGTTCCCAAAATCTAACTATTGCTGTGGAGGTCTCCTGTAACGATGTCCGGCTTGGATTTGAGGGTTGGAAGTTAATGAATGAAACCCATTTGGTGCTAATTCTGCTCTGCGTGTTCCCTTGTTTGCACCAGTTCCTTTACAACAATAACACGAGGCAGCAGACGGAGGCCCGCGATGACTTGCACTGCCCCTGGTGCACACTGAACTGTCGGAAACTCTACAGTTTACTCAAACATCTTAAACTCTGCCACAGCAGATTTATCTTTAATTATGTTGTAAGTAACCATTTTGTAGTTCAGCACTATGAAACTCTGTACAGTCTGTCACAGATGCTACAAAGGCAGGGATTCTGTTTCCAGCTTAGTAAGTTGTAGGGCTGTATCTACAGGTTAGAAGCTGCTTTCTGTGAATGTTTGTGTGTTACATGGAGGGGAAATATTGTCTTTGTTTAAATCTATATATATTGAATAATGCTGACCACTGGAGGCTGAGTTCTAAATGTGGCTACTGACCTTTTTTGCATCAATGTGTTCTTTGATATAGAAAGCAATGTAATTGTATTTGGTTGGAAGTCTCTTGAAGCTCTAGGAAATTTAGAAATGTTCTTACTAGCAGTCTTTTGCTGATTCTTTACTTAATTTTATAATTAGTTTTGAGTGGTTTTATACAAAACAGTAAAATAGTACAGAGCAAGGAAGCTTTAGTGTAATTTGCTTCTAGAGGTTAAAAAGTATTTGGATGTTGTGAAAGGAAACTTACAGCTGTATCAGGTTATTGAGAGGTGATATTTAAGGTATTCAGAATTTAAAGGTTACTTGTTTAAAACTCTTGATGCATTGTCATTACTGTCTGCTGAGTATTTGCAACTGTGCTGCAGTATCATCCAAAAGGTGCTCGGATAGACGTGTCCATCAATGAGTGCTACGATGGCTCCTACGCCGGGAACCCCCAGGACATCCATCGCCAGCCCGGCTTCGCCTTCAGCCGCAACGGGCCCGTCAAAAGGACTCCCATCACACACATCCTGGTGTGCAGGTAGGAGCGGCTCACAGAATCAgctaggctggaaaagaccttggagaTCAAGTCCAACCGATGACCTAACACCACCTTAGCAAGTAatccatggcactgagtgccacatccagtcttttttaaacacctccaggtctggtgactccatcactttCCTGGGCCCAACcactctttctgtaaagaattttttgGCCTATAAACCAGATTTGTGATCCCTGGGGATTTGCAAATCTGCAGGTGCATATACACAGTGCTAAATTTCACTGTTATGACTAAATAAAATGTAACTGAAGGAGGATAACATCACCCATGATTTTTATGTATCTCTCCAATTGAGAGATCTATTCATAACAATGTAGCTCTCTTTAACTGCCTTACCCTAAaacttttcttccccaaaaggTGAAGTTGGAGGGTTGGATCAGGAGCTCTTCGGTTTTTAATTGGGATTATTTCATTGCTGGACATTTCCCCCCCTCAGCATTTTTGCAATCTAGACCTTAAAATAATTGGTATTAATCAGTGGTAGTTGTCAGTATTTGCATCTGTGatgtgctggtgacagcagtgactTCTCCCTTGGCAGGCCCAAGCGCACGAAAGCGAGCATGTCAGAGTTCCTGGAGTCGGAGGACGGGGAGGTGGAGCAGCAGCGCACGTACAGCAGCGGCCACAACCGGCTCTACTTCCACAGCGacacctgcctgcccctgcGCCCCCAGGAGATGGAGGTGGACAGTGAGGACGAGAAGGACCCAGAATGGCTTCGGGAGAAAACCATTACTGTAATTATTCCGTTTGTACAAAGTTATTTTAAGCGGATTGTGGTTTTTAAAAGATGATCTGCAGTTGTTTTAGGGAACAGTTGGGCATACGTTGTGACAATCCTGCATTTTGGGAGCAGAAAATTTTGCTGAACTACTGTTGATGGAAATTCCTGGAATCAAAGTTTGCTTTTTCAAGTATGCATTCAGTTTGCAGAGTTAGTTCAGTCCTCTTGTGTTTGAAGAAATTTTCATTGTTTGTGgctgcttttctccttcaaaGAGGAGATGCTGGAATCAGGAGCACACAGTTTGGGCTGTATATAATAAGAATATTATTTATCATCAAAAGTCTCTACatcaaatgacatttttctaaCTTACTTGACTGCAGAGCCTGatttttctatatatatttttgtgtgtaaGCTGAATCTTCGGTATGCTCTCACTACTTGGCAGCAGATACACAGTTCTGATGggtgtgtttgtttcttttcctatcCTTCCTCCCAATCTCCAGCAAATTGAAGAATTTTCTGATGTTAACgaaggagagaaagaagtgaTGAAATTATGGAATCTTCATGTTATGAAGCACGGGTATGTCACTGTGCTTAGTTTTGATACAAATAAATTGCAGTATAGATTTGGTTGATCATTTTGCATTGTAATTCACTAAATACTTAAAATTCAGTTGGCTCAGTTGTTTAGGAACGGGTTATTAAAGGATAATTTGTAATAAGCTTTTGAGAGTTTTAAGCTTTTAAAGAAGTTGTGCCTAGTAGCATTTGgggtttgaaaagaaaaaacattagaCTGTGTAatagctgctctctgcagttaCATTGATAAATCATGTTGTAGagtatctttttatttttgaaagtgttCTGCTTGCATAATGATGGCTTTCTTATTTGACAGGTTTATTGCTGACAATCAAATGAATCATGCCTGTATGCTATTTGTTGAAAATTATGGACAAAAAATCATTAAGAAGAACTTGTGTCGAAACTTTATGCTCCACCTGGTCAGCATGCATGACTTTAACCTCATCAGCATCACGTCCATAGACAAAGCTGTGGCCAGGCTCCGAGAGATGCAGCAGAAGTTGGAGAAAGGAGAATCGGCCTCCCCAACGGATGAGGAATCTTCCGAGGAACAAAGTGGGACAGCAAATGGATACAGTGAAAATACCAGAGAGAGGATTTCAGAAGTGGAAAGCATCTCAGGTGTCACGAAACAGAGCAAGAAGCAGAAGCTCTGAAGTCAAAAGTCAATTGTCATTCAATGGACAAGCATTGAAGTGACATTCTAGGGTGCATGAGCTCTATAAAGAACtacacacagaaatacagagattccaaacaggcactgctggatgGAAGTAAATGATTTCAACAAGGATATTGTTTAAACAGGGTTTTTATTCAGTTACTTATGCAAGTACTACATGTATATTGGTTTTGGTGATGTAATGACAATATTCTAAGAGTTTGAGCATGAAGAGCAATATGAAAATCTTTTTGTAATTTTAGTAATTAGTGTCTTAAGAACTTTATGGAATTTACATAATTTAAGTATATGTAAAACCGTTTTTTATATTAAGATTTTTGCATCTGTATCTGGCTGTTTTTCCTACCATGAATTTGTGAAACATTAGGGAAAGGGGATTGGGATacagtttctgcttttcttatttAGAAATTCTCCAGTTAgctttttgtgaaaataatgtCTGACTATTTACAGTTTAACCTTGATCCTTGTATTTGAAATCATTTCTCAATTGATCATAAATTACAAATCAAATTTTTTTACACTAAAAATTATCAGAGTTGGCAAACTTAGCACTTCCTTTGTCTTGTGCCTGTTTGGAAAGATCTTGACTTTTCACGTTCCAGACACAGTGAAGTACCACCTTGGCTTTTTGAGGTTTAACCAGCAGTTTGGGTTTCGTGGATAATTCTGATGTATTGATCGCCCAGTGTACCATTTTAAACTTGAACATTTAGctcctttatatttttattacacaTCTACACAGCTACAGAGAGGGTTTGGGTGCAGCCCCCTGTGCCTGGGGTCGCCCATCCTGGGTGCCATGCTAAGGCTGGAGCCTCGTGTCCGTCTGCAGGCGCTGCGTCGCCAACTTCCCGCGAAGTTCTCGCCTCAGCACAGACTGCAAGGCCAGGCCGTGGGTTTAGCTTTGGCTTTCGAGATGCCACTCTTGAGGGAAAAATGCACTGTAAAATTGGACCAGAAAATGTGTTGCACTTCTTATGTAAGTATTCTGTGATGTATTGTATTCAATACAGATACTAAGATGCTGACTAAACTATATTTGAGCAGTTTTGCACTGCTGTTAACACATTTTATGCATACGTTTACAGATTTTTTCCAATGGAAAGTGGTTTCACTACTGGTACAGTATCAGCACCGAAGGGTTTTATTCCAGCAAGCACTGTGGTTGAGTGACATCACCtcaattttttattatccttaaaatatttcatttttcatattctttatTTATAAAGGAACAATGCTGCTGTAAATacaggtattttttgttttttatttcattccatCACCATGAAATGCAGTTCCCTATTTGTTGAAGGGGTATATAAGCTTTCTAATGGTGTCTTCAGAAatttataaaatgtaaatactgATTTTGATGGTCCTTAAGATGTGTTTAACTGTGAGACTATTTAACTAATGGTGTGGATGTGATTTGTCATCCAGTATTAAGTTCTTAGTCACTGATTTTGTGTACAAAATAGGAAAGAGGGaaactgcagctttttattACAAACTCCTTGAATTGCCAGCTCTCTTGAGTTTTAGCAAACTCTAATTATGCCTCTGGATAGTACATCATGCATTTCTCTCTGGCTTTAATTTGCTAAAGCTGTGCACATATgtaaaaaaatagattattttagGGGAGATGTAGTTCTAGAATTATTGCTTATGTCATTTCTTAAGCAGTTATGCTCTTAATGCTTAAAAGAAGGCTAGCATTGTTTGCACAAAAAGTTGGTGATCCCCCCAAAAATAGTAATGAAATTACTTCTGTTCAGTAAACTTTGTATGTCATGTCAATTTataataaaagctgaaaaaatccccTTGTTTTCTATTTATAAAGATGCCTTTTCTATTTGTACCTTTGGAGATGCCATGTAAGCTGGTTAAAAAGAATTTGAACGGTACAGTAGATGTAAAAACAAAAGATTCCCtaccccccccaaaaaaaaccccaaaacaagtTCAGCTGTTTAAATGAAccattgtttttcattaaatgttttatttgaaatcaGCTTTTGTACAAGAAGTTCAGTAATACAAAATCTGCCATGATGGGTGTCCAGTCATTCCATGTACAGACACCTCAAGCAGCACCTCTATAAACTCTCTTCTGCATGGCTTAAAATTTGGATGTGCTCTCCTTTGCCAGATTGTTACAGTTCTATTTCAGGTATCTCCATAAATTTCCAGGGTTTTAGCCAGATTATAATAACTTTGATTCCTCTTTCTTGGGTAGGACTTGAATACCTGAGAAGGGTTTAAGTTGTGCTTTACTGTACAGAACTGTAATTTTTAGAGTGCAAATGAAACATTACTTGTCAGTTACAGAACTAAGATTTGTGTCATTTTTATATACAAGTggttaatttttcagaaattttacaGAGTATTTGGCTGGATTGAAGTAAAGTTTAAATAAGTGTCAGtttaaatcccatttctctGGGACTGCAGAGGGTGGATGCTCCAGATACTGTGGGACAAGTCAGGAATTGGATTGCTTGGCCAGGTAGTGACTGTGGAATGGCAGACACTGAAAACCTTTTTCCATGTTAGGATTCAGATCCTGAAATGCAGGTTgtgccagctgggctctgcaaaCTGGACCTCAGGCTGCAGTTGGGCAGTGTGTTCTTGTCTTTAACATTGTCTGGGTTCTCCTGATCTGGCCTTCAGTGTGCTCCTGGCAGGTTTTAATGATGTTTGGTACTTGGTGATCACAACGGGTTTGTGAATCCCAACCTGGAACCTaatattatttgaaattttaattcagTGCATTAAACACTATATTCAAAAGTGGTAGATTAATTGTTAACCTTTGGAGTACATTGCTTGGAGTGTGTCTTGAATGTAGCCCTTGAATTTTGAGAGGTGGGGTAAAAATTCACTGCCTGGAATGAAGCAGTTGCCCATGATTTAAAGTGTTCTGATTATTTGTCTgatcaaccaaacaaaactccCAATCCTTACAATCCCCCAAACCAGAAATGTGGTTTTACCTCTGGGAATACAGGGGGCATTCTGTGAGGGCAATTTTGACAGTGTTGTTCCAagtt
Above is a window of Camarhynchus parvulus chromosome 18, STF_HiC, whole genome shotgun sequence DNA encoding:
- the SUZ12 gene encoding polycomb protein SUZ12 gives rise to the protein MAPQKHGGGAGPSSGSAGGAAGGGGGGGGGGGFGGSAAAAAPGGKSGGAAGGGGGGGGSGYSGGSSASSAAAAAAAALPPVKKPKMEQIQADHDLFLQAFEKPTQIYRFLRTRNLIAPIFLHRTLTYMSHRNSRTNIKRKTFKVDDMLSKVEKMKGEQESHSLSAHLQLTFTGFFHKNDKPSQNSENEQNSVTLEVLLVKVCHKKRKDVSCPIRQVPTGKKQVPLNPDLSQIKPGNFPSLAVSSNEFEPSNSHMVKSYSLLFRVTRPGRREFNGLINGETNENIDVNEELPARRKRNSSNREDGEKTFVAQMTVFDKNRRLQLLDGEYEVAMQEMEECPISKKRATWETILDGKRLPPFETFSQGPTLQFTLRWTGDTNDKSTAPIAKPLATRNSESLPQENKPNSVKPTQTIAVKESLPTDLQTRKERDVLNEPRQKLRIFYQFLYNNNTRQQTEARDDLHCPWCTLNCRKLYSLLKHLKLCHSRFIFNYVYHPKGARIDVSINECYDGSYAGNPQDIHRQPGFAFSRNGPVKRTPITHILVCRPKRTKASMSEFLESEDGEVEQQRTYSSGHNRLYFHSDTCLPLRPQEMEVDSEDEKDPEWLREKTITQIEEFSDVNEGEKEVMKLWNLHVMKHGFIADNQMNHACMLFVENYGQKIIKKNLCRNFMLHLVSMHDFNLISITSIDKAVARLREMQQKLEKGESASPTDEESSEEQSGTANGYSENTRERISEVESISGVTKQSKKQKL